The window GGCTCAGTAGTGATTTACTGAGCCTTCTTATTTTTAAATATTGTTGATTCTATTTTTGATATACTACTTTGCCATCGAAAATAGTCATGGCTACATTAGTTTCCAAAATTTCATTCTCCTCAACTGTCATGATATCTTTATCGAAAACCGTGAAATCAGCAAGTTTGCCTACTTCTATTGATCCTTTTATATCTTCTTCAAAAGCACCGTATGCAGCATCTAAAGTGTAAGATCTTAAAGCCTGTTCTCTTGTCATTTTTTGCTCTGGCTCATATCCTCCTTCTGGTTTACCCTCTAGAGTTTTTCGCGTAACACTTGCATAAAAAGATGCTAAAGGATCAATCGGTTCAACTGGAACATCCGTACCATTCACAATAGGCACTCCTGATTCTAATAAAGCCTGCCACATATAAGCCCCTTCTTTTATTCTTTTTTCACCTAATCGATCAATCGCCCAAGGTCTGTCTGATGACATGTGAACTGCTTGCATAGCAGGAATTACACCTAACTCGGCAAATCTCGGTATATCATCAGGATGTAAGTGTTGAGCATGCTCAATTCTAAACCTATGATCTTCTGTTTTTTCAGGCTGTTCTTGCATTGCCTTTTCATATCGATCCAAAATTTCACGATTCGCTCTATCCCCAATTGCATGAGAACAAACTTGAAAACCATTTTCTAAGGCTTTTTGTGAAGTGGTGTAAACAAAACTCATCGGTAAAGTTTCATGTCCAAAGTGGCCTGGCTGATCTGTATATTCTTTTAATAACCATGCTCCTCTTGAACCTAAAGCACCATCACAATTTAATTTGATAGACCTAATCGTCAGCAAATGGGAAGAATCTACTTCAATGCCTTTCTCATACCATTCTTCTAAAAGCTCAGGGTCCCAGCCAGTTAACATTGCATACATACGAACCTTTAACTTGCCTTCTTCTTTCATTTTTCTGTATAAGGCAATGTTCTCTTTTCCAATACCTGCATCATGGAAACTCGTAATTCCATTTCTATGACTGGCTTTAACCGCTAATTCGAATGCTTTTCGGTCTTTTTCAGGGGTACTCTCTGGAATATGCTTAGTAATCAGGGTCATGGCTCTTTCATTAAAAACCCCTGTAGGATTACCCTGCTCATCTCTAAAAATTTCACCTCCTTCTACATCTAAATTAGCCATGCTTTCTTTCGATAAAGGTAAAACGCCAGCTATTTGCATTGCTTTTTCATTTGCCATACCCGCATGTCCACTTGCATGTCTTAAATACACTGGATTATTTGGAGAAACTTCACTAATCGCATGATGTAGCGGAAATCCATTTATAGTATTTTCAGGTAATTCATTCCATTTACTTTGATGCCATCCTCTTCCAGTAATCCATTGACCTGGCTCAGCAGCATCCACGGCTTCCTTAACTTTCTGGATAACTTCATCAAAACTTTTCGTTTGTAAAAGGTCAACATTCAACTCATTATAACCAAGGCCCATAAAGTGCCCATGGCCTTCTATAAAGCCAGGGGTCATGGTTTTACCCTTAAGATCAATGACTTTGGTATTATCATTTTTATACTGATCTATTTGAGTGGCTGCTCCTGCAAAAATGATTTTATTATTCTTTACGGCTACTGCTTCA is drawn from Marivirga arenosa and contains these coding sequences:
- a CDS encoding amidohydrolase, producing the protein MRNIRTILAMLFILVFASCQNQNEQEKADLIISGGTIYTVNDNMPTVEAVAVKNNKIIFAGAATQIDQYKNDNTKVIDLKGKTMTPGFIEGHGHFMGLGYNELNVDLLQTKSFDEVIQKVKEAVDAAEPGQWITGRGWHQSKWNELPENTINGFPLHHAISEVSPNNPVYLRHASGHAGMANEKAMQIAGVLPLSKESMANLDVEGGEIFRDEQGNPTGVFNERAMTLITKHIPESTPEKDRKAFELAVKASHRNGITSFHDAGIGKENIALYRKMKEEGKLKVRMYAMLTGWDPELLEEWYEKGIEVDSSHLLTIRSIKLNCDGALGSRGAWLLKEYTDQPGHFGHETLPMSFVYTTSQKALENGFQVCSHAIGDRANREILDRYEKAMQEQPEKTEDHRFRIEHAQHLHPDDIPRFAELGVIPAMQAVHMSSDRPWAIDRLGEKRIKEGAYMWQALLESGVPIVNGTDVPVEPIDPLASFYASVTRKTLEGKPEGGYEPEQKMTREQALRSYTLDAAYGAFEEDIKGSIEVGKLADFTVFDKDIMTVEENEILETNVAMTIFDGKVVYQK